The window CATCACGTGGCGGATCCCCTCGAACAGGAGCTTCCAGTCCTTGATGTAGTACAGCCCGATGTTGGCCAGCTTGCTGACGGGCGTGCTCGGCTTCTCGATGATCTTCTTCATGAAGCCGTCTTCGTCCGTCACGATCACGCCGAAGCGCTGGTAGTCCTCCACTTCCTTGGCCCAGATCACCCCGGCGACGTCGTCCGGCAGCCGCTTGACCACGGTGAGGTCCGCGTCGAACAGCGTGTCGACAAAGATGATGAGCATGTCCTCGCGCACGTACGGCTCGGCGAGGGCGATGGCGTCCGCGGTGCCGCGCTGTTCCTTCTGCTCGGTGTACACGGCCTGGAAGTCCGGATACTCGGCTTCCATGAACTCCTGCACACGCTCCTTGAGGTGGCCCGTGATCAGTACGGCCTCGTTCACGCCCAGCTCGCGCAGGTCGTCGAGGATGTAGCTGAGCACCGGCTTGTCGCCCACCTTGAGCAGGGGCTTGGGGACCAGATGGGTATGGGGGCGCAGGCGGGTGCCCTTGCCCGCCACCGGCATCACGACTTTCACGCGGAATTCCTCCGGCTCTTGGAAACTGGACGATCAGAAGAGGCTGTTCAGGTACGGCATCAACACGGCGCGAGTGGGCACGATCCATACCGCGCGCGCTGTCCACTCGGCGCGGAATGTACCCGGTGCTTGTGCCGGTACGGAAGTACGGAAGTGCGGAAGAAAGTACGAAAGTACGAAAGTGCGGGAGTGCGGGAGTGCGGGAGTGCGGGAGTGCGACGCGCGGAGCTTGTCTCTGTTCCCCGCGACCTCCGCGCCCCCCGCGACCTCCGCGTGAGGGCCGTTGCCGTTGCCGCGTCCCCCCGCCCCCTCCGCGTCCCCCGCGTTCCTGCCGTGGGTGTTCTCCGCGCTGGCGTGATCGGAGGCCACGGCCCGGACCGTGCTCGCGCCCTCCCGGTCCGGACAGCTACATTCCGTGTACGCACCTTATCCGCCTGAGCCACGCACCCGGGAACGCATGAGCGTCTGGACCGCGCTGTCGCAGAACCGCGCCGCCACGCACCCCGAGCACGACAACCCGCGTCTGCGCGGGCCCGTGTACGCCGTTCCGTTCGCGCGCGTGTACCAGGCCGCGCTGCAGACGGCCGAGGCGCTGGGGTGGACAATCACCGACCAGGACCCCCGCGCGGGGGAGATTTTCGCCGAAGCGCACACGCGGATGTGGAAGTTCACCGACGACGTATGGGTCCGCATCTGGCTGGACGAGGACGCCGCCACCTGCGTGGACGTGGCCAGCGCGTCGCGGGTGGGCCGCGCGGACCTGGGCACCAACTCGCGGCGCATTGCCCGCTTCTTGCACCAGCTTGACGCCCGCCTTCGGGTCCGGCCGCACGCAAACCCTGAGCAGACAGCAAGTTAGATGCTTTCATCGGATGCCAGGACACCGTCGCAGAAGCTGGGCGAGCGCATTCCCGTGCTCCCCATCCGCAGCACCGTCGTCTTTCCATCGGGCGCCACCGCGCTGCAGATCGGCTACGCGCCCAACGTGGAGGCGCTGAACGCCCATCCCGGGCGCGAACTGATCGTCGCCATCGTATCCACCCTGGACGAATCGCAGGACATTCCACCGCGCACGCTGGAAAAGGTGGCCACCGCCGTTCGCGTGCTGGAACGGCTGAACCTTCCCGGCGGGACCATTCAGACCACGCTGGCCGGCCTCCGCCGCATTCACCTGGAGGACGTGCGCTTCGAGGACGGCTACTACACGGCCCGCGCCCGCCCCGTGGAAGAGGTGGCGCTGGAGCCGGAGCAGGCCGAGCCCGTGGTGGAGCGCATCCTCACGGCCGTTACTGGCTTGGCCTCGTACGTGGACCGCATTCCGGACGAGGTTCCGCGCATTCTGCGGATGAACCTGAGTGATCCCGGCCGTTTCGCCGACCTCGCCGCCACGCTGTGCAACCTCAAGCTGCCGGACCGCGACGCGGTGCTGGGCGAGCTGAACGTGGCAGCGCGGCTGGCGCTGGTGCAGGCGGCGCTGGAGTCCGCGTGGGAGAGGGCGCGCGAGGTGGAGGCCGCCGTGCAGCCGGCCGAGCCCGCCGCCGCCGGAGCGGAGGCGCCGCGCTCGGCCCCGGCAAAAACGGCGGAGCTGCGCCGGCGGATCACCGCGCTGCAGGCGGAGCTGGGCGAGGTGGACCCGCTGGAGCGCGAGGCGGACGAAATGCTGCGCAAGCTGGAGATGGCGCGCCTTCCCGCCCGCGTGGCCGCCGTCGCGCGGCGCGAGGCAGAGCGCCTGCGCAGCTCCAGCACCAGCGTGCAGGAGGCTTCGGAGCTGCGCACCTACCTGGAGGCGCTGATCTCCATCCCCTGGAACAAGCGCGCGGGAGATGGAAAGATCCAGCTGGCCGCGGTGGAAACGGCGTTCCACGAAGAGCACCTGGGGATGGATGAAAGCAAGCAGCGGCTGCTGGAGGTGCTTGCCGTCGCGGAGCTGCGGGGCGACCTGCGCGGACCCGTGCCCTGCATCGTGGGCCCGCCCGGTGTCGGCAAGCGTACCCTGGCGACCGCCATCGCCCGAGGGCTGGGACGGCCGCTGATCCGCCTGGAGCTGGGCGGGCGCGGCGAGGGGCAGCTGTTCGGCACGCGGCGCACGCGCGCCGGGGCGCAGATGGGCAAGCTGATGCAGGCCATCGCCGACTGCGGCGTCAAGAATCCCGTCTTCCTCCTCGAGGAACTGGACGAGGCGGGGCTGGGCAACGTGGAGGGCGATCCGGTGGAAGCGCTGGAAGAAGCGCTGGATCCCGAGAACCGCGAAGAGTTCACGGACCGCTACCTGGACGTGCCGTTCGACCTGTCGGAGGTGTTCTTTATCGGTTCCGCGGGCGACTTCTACCGCATTCCGCGGGACCTGCGCGACCTGTTCATCGAAATCC of the Longimicrobium terrae genome contains:
- a CDS encoding sugar phosphate nucleotidyltransferase produces the protein MKVVMPVAGKGTRLRPHTHLVPKPLLKVGDKPVLSYILDDLRELGVNEAVLITGHLKERVQEFMEAEYPDFQAVYTEQKEQRGTADAIALAEPYVREDMLIIFVDTLFDADLTVVKRLPDDVAGVIWAKEVEDYQRFGVIVTDEDGFMKKIIEKPSTPVSKLANIGLYYIKDWKLLFEGIRHVMNSPTDASGEYYLTDAFQYMVDHGGKLKVEPVHGWYDAGKPETLLETNAHVLSTTRGRRPEADTDGVTIHEPVHIADGVTLEASEIGPNVTLSAGATVRGSTLRDSIIGEDAVITDCQLHDSLIGRDAKVTGVRGQVDLGSNSVVSMGA
- a CDS encoding DUF1499 domain-containing protein, with the translated sequence MSVWTALSQNRAATHPEHDNPRLRGPVYAVPFARVYQAALQTAEALGWTITDQDPRAGEIFAEAHTRMWKFTDDVWVRIWLDEDAATCVDVASASRVGRADLGTNSRRIARFLHQLDARLRVRPHANPEQTAS
- the lon gene encoding endopeptidase La; the encoded protein is MLSSDARTPSQKLGERIPVLPIRSTVVFPSGATALQIGYAPNVEALNAHPGRELIVAIVSTLDESQDIPPRTLEKVATAVRVLERLNLPGGTIQTTLAGLRRIHLEDVRFEDGYYTARARPVEEVALEPEQAEPVVERILTAVTGLASYVDRIPDEVPRILRMNLSDPGRFADLAATLCNLKLPDRDAVLGELNVAARLALVQAALESAWERAREVEAAVQPAEPAAAGAEAPRSAPAKTAELRRRITALQAELGEVDPLEREADEMLRKLEMARLPARVAAVARREAERLRSSSTSVQEASELRTYLEALISIPWNKRAGDGKIQLAAVETAFHEEHLGMDESKQRLLEVLAVAELRGDLRGPVPCIVGPPGVGKRTLATAIARGLGRPLIRLELGGRGEGQLFGTRRTRAGAQMGKLMQAIADCGVKNPVFLLEELDEAGLGNVEGDPVEALEEALDPENREEFTDRYLDVPFDLSEVFFIGSAGDFYRIPRDLRDLFIEIRIAGYTPEEKIVIGRDWLFPRILKDHGLSLEEVTISDETLLFLTRGYARDAGVGNLRRSLAAVMRFIARQKAEGRATEWAITREMIEEVLGYPRWAATMAESKPEVGVVTGLAWTASGGELMFIEALKMPGSGRLVITGLLGDVMRESVNAAYSYVRSRAEELGIPRETFGEYDIHVHFPVGATPKDGPSAGAAVTLAIASSLSDRPVRHDLALTGEVTLRGKILEIGGVKEKVLAAYRAGITNIILPTGNQRDVREVPADVRERMQFFSVERMDQVFSLALLGDAPGVAPLPLHAEGAHPLHPPERQAAGEADR